In Oryzias latipes chromosome 19, ASM223467v1, the genomic stretch TTGGCGTCCTTTGGATGGCAGTTGCCTTATATGGTAAGATTTTATCACATCACAGATAATTTTCAGTTTTCATCAAGTTCTTGAAGAAGAACTTTTGTGTCGTAGTTTCAGTCGTTTGGTCTTGAGGAGTTTAGGATTAAGAAAGACAAGAAGAACAACTTTCTTTTGTCAGCACAGCAAAAGTCTTAAGGGCTTTTAAAACATTCTACATTACTTGTCATATTAACGCAGAAGCAGGTTCCTTCTCTGTTTTTAGGTCCTTTATTCCAATAGAAAACTGTTCTTAAGTCCCACATTGAGATTTTTTTGtactatttttatgtttttacattctAGTAGACTGTTTTTTAAGGTTCATCTGTTTATCTGCATTGAGACAAGTGAGGCCTCCATTATTAATAGACctagtttttaaaacaaatgagttATTTGCctcatttttatgttgttgatcAGCATAAATAGTATTTTAGTTTCATCTTTAAGTGcgtttaaaatgttaaaacccATAATTGCTGCTTTTCCAAAGAATTTCTGttcttaaataattattttatatgttttcgTTTATTTAAAGTCTTATCGTCCCTTAGTTTTGATTCTAAATGGGCTGTGGTAATGGCCCACAATAAAGTAAAGAGCCTCGGTTTAAGTCAGAAAGATTTATTGTCCTTAACTCAAAGTCCATGTGTTTATTGCTCTTTTCTGATATTTCTACTAAACATATCTAAATAATCAGTTTTTATACAATTATACAACATTTCTttctgtggaaaaagtgaatttttgaaaaaaagtttttctttccttgtCAATTGAAGCAgtttaagaaaagaaacagatttaATCCTGTTTATATGAAATTGATTGTAAAAAATAAGACTAAATAGGCTCCACAAATGGTATCAGTGCATGAAAATTAAGTATGTTGGTCGAGAAATTGTAGGGATggtttaaatttgcttttagaacaattacataattaaaaaacaaagttgagtAAACTGTTGGAATATATAGatcagttgaaaataaaaaggttggcagtttagctcaggcagtagagcaggtcgtccaacaactgAAGGGGTTGGCAGAttgatccccgctctccccagctaGCTGTCGCCCCCCCGAGCACGGAGtcaaaatgtggagaagaattaCCCCATTgggggataaataaagtatcaattaatattattaaaagGAATGatcctttttaaacttttgcttATGGTCATTCATTGGTATACTCCTGTTtatgatgtttatttttatgtaatcaataaagaaataaaaaataaattaaaaaaaataaagattaaaatgcattgggtcATGTTTGTTTCACATTACAATTATAAATAGAATGATagatgttttaacatgttttatagtgaaaaaaaaagctgcagtgcTGCTGATTTTGTACTTCAAGAAAaggacttttttatttcaacaaacTGAAATCAGATAATgttttagaagatttaaaaaaaaagtagccaTCAGACAACTAGACAGAGCAAAGACCCTCACACAGGACGCTGTGGCTAACAAAGAGCATCATCTCATCATTAAGgacaaaatcaaactttattgaaagtCTGAGACCAGAAAATGACAATTACTTTCAAACAATTTTTTGCTACAGGAATAGACACTGCAGATGGCCAAAGTACAACAGATAACCCAACAGAGACAGAAACCCCAACTGTCCCAGGGACAGACACCCCAACTGTGCCAGGGACAGACACCCCAACTGTGCCAGGGACAGACACCCCAGCGGCAACTGGAGTAACAGATGCAACCGGAGAAACCGTACCAACCAGAGATCCTACAGCAACCGGAGAAACCCCTGGAACTGGAGAAACCACAGGGCCACCTGTGACTGACAAACCACCATCAACTGCAAAACCAAGTACCTGTTCCTCTGTCCACTGAGCTGTTAATTTTCCTGAATGACGATATGATTATCTTTCAGAGGCATGACTTAATTCacattgttgtttgtttgtgttcagGTCCCTGCGATTCAAACCCATGcggaggaggaagcacctgtgaGGCTCGTGCTGAGGCCTACATATGTCTCTGTCTACCGGGCGAGTCCTACAGTGAAACTGTAAAAGTTTGTCAAAAGGGTAAATACTCATTTATGTACCAACAATTGACTggataagagaactggactgagcgagtgtgacatcacttattgaaaatgatAACAAAATGAATTTAACTCAGTTGCCACTGTTTTGCGATACACCTGTCGCCATGTTGTAACCAGATATGGTCagaaagcagtgattggtccaagttggtctgcgtcattgtttctatggcaaccactctctacAATCAGGGGTGAGCTTGTCAGAAtaccacaccccttccactaaaAGAGGGCTGGGGGGATGAAACACTTCGAACATTCGACAAAAGAATTTGTTAAAATTTCTCTATaggagtctatgggattttggctttttgggactCACctgtacttcctatttggaaaaCCTGGGGGGAGgggcactcagtccagttcctaCATGCAGTCAATGTTACCAACATGTTAAATGAAAAGTGCATAACTTGACAtgggtaattttttttttttttctgaagtcccCTGCTACTCTCTGtactttaacaaaaagaaaatgtcaagaatCTACCTCCTGGTTGCTTGATCAATCCCAAATTCAGGCTTTTACTGTTGTTGTTATCACATATGTGTCATCGTTTagaattttacttttgttttcatctagGGTCTTTTCTCAGTAACTATATTTGAGAGGGGCTGTAGCTCAGTGGATAAAACTTAGTAGTTGGTTGTTTAAATCTGTCTGTTCTGTCGTCGGCCAGACACTTTAACCCAAGATTGCTCTCAtgtaaagtctcactctgatcagcCTTTAATCTAttgatcttttaattaaaagtttgttttagtaaatagtttctgcagggcagcagttgttcattggaaatttgcctctgaattgtgggtgggaccatttgAGCAGAGTAACTCCACCCCCTTTTACCATTGTTGAGACACTTTCCCCCTAGTGTTCCCTCTAGCCTTACAACTGCAACACAACAttgctggtgcaacaaaaatggctagaaatgttggagctatccagctgtacaggaaaacaaacagcagacgaggaaaagaaagacgtaCCTGCATCTAATCATCtacaagaggatgcatcagggagcttgtagtctatatttatttaacaaattagctttttttcaaacagcattttttccatctgctcccgattcacaatttgaataaagtacTACTCAGAAAAAAGGGAGGTTTAGGTCAATTttctgcatcatcagaaaaattccataAGAATATGTTtaagaaacaccattttcttcAGCGTGGGTTATTAACACAGCTGTAGGTTGCTATGGATGCTCTGCTAAATCTTTATAGCGTGACCAATGTTGCTCTGAGCAAACGTGTGTGTGAGCAGTTTCTTAAgatcacatttttctttgcagcTAAAGTTTTCCCTGGAAAAGTTAGCCTGTCAGATTTGCAGTTTGATCCTAAAATGACCGACAAGACATCAGATGAATTTAAACGAGCATCTGACAAAATTATCGAAGAGGTAAGTGGTTTTATTTGGGGATTTATGGCGTTACACTTAACTTGGATTTTTAACCAAATGTTGCCATTATTAGGTATTGTAGATATAACTATTGTGTTCTTTTCAATGTACAGATGGACAAAGCTTTTAAAAGTAATGCTGACTACATTGAAAGTATAGTGGTGGAAATTAGGTACGTTTCCAAGTTCCCCAACAGTTGCAGTGCAGAGGATCACTGCAGGGTAATAAgtgtatttaaatgtgttctttccttttcttagTGAAAAGAAAACGAGAATTACTCTGGCTGAAGCAACCGTAGACCTGAATTTCAAATCAGAGTCAGATGTCACGGCAGACAAGGTGGTTGAAAAATTGGCAGATTCTTGTAAAAACTGTGCGTTTGTTGGTAAGTTTGACACGCGTATctattacatattttttaaacccaGTTTTTATTGAAACTACAAAAACTCAAATCAATAAGATGTGTGATCAGTTCccgttctgctttttttcttttttctgtgacCTTGTTAATTTGATGAGACAAAGCAGCTCAAGGCTGATATTGAGAAAACTCTAGAAAAACACGTGATTTGTGAGTTTTCAAGCTTTTTGTTGGCTGACCCCCTTTacactatttcttttttcaaccaCAGCCACAGACCTGTGTACAAGAGGTTCTTGCGACGAAGGCTCTACCATATGCAAATCCGCAGACGGCTCGTTCTCCTGCTCTTGCAAAGACGGCTACAAAAAATCTGACTTATCAGATAGAATCTGCTTGGGTAATTAGATTTGAAAgagcaaaaataactttttgcgTGTTTAAAGGTAACAAGTTGAAGATGTGAGGTGttaaattaaacctttttttttttcctttttagcatGTCCTGCTGGGCAAACAGCCGACGGTTCTGATTGTGTTAAGTGAGTCCATGTAtctgttcaaaaa encodes the following:
- the LOC101165352 gene encoding mucin-13, with the translated sequence MMTDMGQRMAKLFSVLGVLWMAVALYGIDTADGQSTTDNPTETETPTVPGTDTPTVPGTDTPTVPGTDTPAATGVTDATGETVPTRDPTATGETPGTGETTGPPVTDKPPSTAKPSPCDSNPCGGGSTCEARAEAYICLCLPGESYSETVKVCQKAKVFPGKVSLSDLQFDPKMTDKTSDEFKRASDKIIEEMDKAFKSNADYIESIVVEISEKKTRITLAEATVDLNFKSESDVTADKVVEKLADSCKNCAFVATDLCTRGSCDEGSTICKSADGSFSCSCKDGYKKSDLSDRICLACPAGQTADGSDCVNCKFGYSGFNCEEQWQLILVIVGTVLGALTLAFLIGLIVVSVKSPKTKSKKSKEPDVVKPYVSHFSTKAPLGGNSIKNDYTSQASVPAGVPRIPRATTTLDNRSNIEMVPSNSKQNLISSNRNSWLNEDQDGPYSYSRPTNSYAQALPQSNPYNQNQGHYNPYAQSQGHSNPYYKD